In Papaver somniferum cultivar HN1 chromosome 9, ASM357369v1, whole genome shotgun sequence, the genomic stretch TCTGCTATTCTTGTGAATGGTGTACCTTGTAAACCATTCAAGCCCTCTAGGGGATTAAGACAAGGGGATCTTTTATCCCCTTATATGTTCATTCTTTGTATGGAATCCTTCTCAAGGACTCTATCAAATGCTGAACAACAAGGTCTTATTGCTGGTTTTAAAATTAATAAGAATTCTCCCTATATCAGTCATTTACTTTTCGCAGATGACTGCCTGATTTTTTTCGAAAGCTAACATTGCCCACAACAAAAATCTTCTGACTGCCTTAGAAGACTATGGTAAAACCTCTTGGCAGATGATAAATTTTTTCAAGTATGGTATTCTTTTTCACTCCCCATATTCAAAGAAGCTTAGGTAGAAACATAATTGATATTCTTAAAGTTAAAAAGATTAGACTAGATGATAAATATTTAGAGAGGCCGCTATTTACAAACAAGTCTAAAATTCACTGTTTTGATAACCTGACAGATAAAATGGGAGGTAGACTAAAGGGTTGGAAGAGTGAATCGATGTCCCCTCCTGGGAGAGGGGTGATGGCAAACACAATGCTGGAATCCCTACTTGTTTACACTATGCCAACCTTTATTTTACCTAAAACTATCACCAAAAGAGTCACTAACACCATAAGAGATTTCTGGTGGGAGAAGCTAGGTCCTAAAAAAGGGATGTACATAAAAGGCTGGAGAGGTCTATGTAAGAGCAAGGAAAAATGGGGAAATGGTCTTAAAAAGTTGGATCTTATAAACATTTCTCTCATTGCCAAAAATGGCTGGAGACTGTTTCATCAACCTAATAATGTCTTTACTAAAACTATGAGAGGGAAATACTTTCCTAACTCGAACCCCTTCCATGACACTTGTAATGATGGCTCTTCTTGGGCTTGGAAAAGTGTCTATAAATGTCTGATGATTCTGAAAGACTTTAGTATCTGGCAGATTGGCAATGGCCCTATCTGGAAAGAATGGATTCCCGGTGAGGAAGGAAATCCTATAAAATTAGAATATATGGAAGAAGTTACAAATCTCAAAATGGTTTCATGAGCTTATGACAGAAACATGTTGGAATGTGACTTTTTTAAATGAGATTTTTGAGTGGAACATTGTGAACTAAATCCGAAAGATGAATGACATTCTAAGATGGATTGATAATCCTCAAGGGCATTTCACTAGCAAGTCTCTTTATCATCTTCTGGATAAGAAGATTTCTCGACCGAATGATACTCTGGCTAGGAAAATTTGGAATATGAAGGTCATTcttaggattcggttattcatctgggatataaaaaataatatccTACCCTTTAGTGCTTATTATGCTAGATTTTTCAGGAATACTGATCCTATTTGTCTTCTTTGCAATAACCATGCTGAAACTGGGGAGCATTCTCTTATGTATTGTAACTTTGCCAGAGCTGTTAAGGATTACTGTTCTTTGAATCTTGAAAACTCTAGTTCAAGATTTTATAACTTAGAGGACTGGTGCTCTAGCTGGTTTTCCAGGAACAATCACCAGACACAATGGGGCCCTTGGGCAGATCTTTGTTCCACCATAtgctggtttatttggaaatCCAAGTGTGATTTGGTGTTCAAAAAAATCAAATCTTGTCCTAGACAAACAAGGAAGCAGATAATATGTCACTTAACCTCTGTTCTGATGCACACACAAACATAGGGGAATAAAATACCTGAAATAAGTTCTGACAGAGTTGATCAGTCTCCAAATGGAAAGATCACCTTTGCTTTTAAGTCCTCTTATGATAATATCACTGGACTAACATGGATTGGTGTTTGTATTTTAGGTCCAACAGGAGACACAGGAAGGAGAACCAGAATCCATGGAAGGGAAGAAGAAGACTGCTTAGCAGCGCATGATGCTATAGATTGGGTCTCTCAACTCCACTGCAGATCCATCAATCTTCTAGGAAGCAATCCAAGTATCACTAAAGCTCCAGTTAGAAAAATAATGCCAGAATAGATAAACTTATTTTGTGTCTAAAAAACTTTGACATAATTTGCTGTAAAACTATTAAACATGGCGCCTTTTCTGATCTCCAATGGCTGGCCATAGCCGGAGGAAA encodes the following:
- the LOC113312311 gene encoding uncharacterized protein LOC113312311, producing MGGRLKGWKSESMSPPGRGVMANTMLESLLVYTMPTFILPKTITKRVTNTIRDFWWEKLGPKKGMYIKGWRGLCKSKEKWGNGLKKLDLINISLIAKNGWRLFHQPNNVFTKTMRGKYFPNSNPFHDTCNDGSSWAWKSVYKCLMILKDFSIWQIGNGPIWKEWIPGEEGNPIKLEYMEEVTNLKMVS